In the genome of Metabacillus litoralis, the window AATTAGCAAAGTCATATGGAGAATCAAACATTTTATCGGCTCTAGTTTCGAGACCGTACCAGACATCTTGACCTATCTCTTTAAAACTATTCAAAGATTTATCAAAAAAATTTAATTCTTCATTTTCCTTTTTTTCTACTTTCTCGGGCGAAACTTTTAATAAACCATACCTCATATATAGTAGCATTGTGTAATTCAATCGTTCATTTTTGCTCAGCTGTGATCCCGTTAAAGGATCAAATCCATAGATTGTACGAAGTAAATCATTATAACCAGAGAATTCAGCCATATTAAACTTAGCATTATTCCAATTTCCTATTGTCTACTAACTAGATCGTTTAATTTTGTGATTACTTAAAGAGTTTTCAAGTCTTTGGCATCATACATCTGTTTTGGTTTCTTTCTCAAATAAATACAAAAGGTGGTCGTTAGATATTCTACGACTACCACATTAAGTTGTCTTATTTAATAAATATCTCTATATCATCATCGCTAAATTTCCTTTTTAATACCCCACTTTCTATATATGTCTTTTCTACCAATTTTAGTAAGTGAAAAGAATATGTCAGTCTGTACATTACAAAAACACCTCTTTCGTTATTTAAGGGCTTTGTAGAAAATTTAATTTTATTTTTTTGATCTATATAACTTACTACAATCTGACCATTAAGCATCTCAGCAAATACTGATTGTGGCGTCATTTTATCAAAACAATAACATTCCTTCATAATGCCTAAAGTATCAAAATATTTTTTGGTTTCTTCGAAAGTTCGTATATTTCTTATAGAATTATTTGGAGTATGAATTTTATTTATATAGAACTTTCTTAAAGTCTTTAGAAAAAAATATTTAACCGCTTCCTCTTTGTAATGAAATCTTTTCATTTCTTTTTTATCGGGAGATGGCCTATTTTCAAAGTTCATCTCGGAGTAATACCATTCACCATTGTTACTCTCTATTTGATTATAATTTTCATAGTATCCTGCTTTTTCTCTTATATATGAATCACTAACAATAAGTTTTATACCTAACTCATTACAAATTTTAAATAATTGTTCTCTATCCAAAGGTATCTCTCCTTCATTACTCGATTATTTTCTCTCTGACTTGAGTGGAGATACGTATATACTAAACAACTTTCAATTCCCCATCCTCCCGTTACATAATTTGAGTAACGCTTTTTAATGAATAGCGAGTATTATAAGACCATATCTAGCAAAAATACAATACAAAACTTTAAGCCAAGGTAGCACAAGTGAACACTTTTACATTATCCAGTGTTTATCGCAACGAGCTTTAAGTTCAAGTATTTTCTAAGCTTTCATGTTTTGGTTTGAAAGTTTCATTGGATTGTAAAAACTATAGCTCCCTTAATATTTTATAAGCTCTTAATCTATCAATAAAATCATCTAATGCTTCTTCCTCGTCCGCATAGGTATCTTGTGAATTTGTAATCTTGCTAGCCCTTTCATCTGTTACATAAACAATCCATTTATCATTCTCATGCCTTAAAACAACTTCATTTTCTCTATTATCCCTTACTTCATTTATATTATAATCTTGTAATTTCTCCTCATGTATAATTCTTATTGCCTCTTTTATATTCATGGTTTATCCTCCTATTTAATTTCCTTAAGCAAACCTAATCTTTCTAATTATTC includes:
- a CDS encoding Imm59 family immunity protein; this translates as MNIKEAIRIIHEEKLQDYNINEVRDNRENEVVLRHENDKWIVYVTDERASKITNSQDTYADEEEALDDFIDRLRAYKILREL